A region of Vibrio chagasii DNA encodes the following proteins:
- the panB gene encoding 3-methyl-2-oxobutanoate hydroxymethyltransferase, whose translation MKKVTINDLIKCKREGRKFATSTAYDASFAQLFESQEMPVLLVGDSLGMVLQGHNDTLPVSVEDIAYHTRSVRAGSPNCLLMADMPFMSYATPEQACESAATLMRAGANMVKIEGGSWLVDTVKMLTERAVPVCAHLGLTPQSVNIFGGYKIQGRDDDQADKMVADALALQNAGAQIVLLECVPASLAKRITEACHVPVIGIGAGNVTDGQILVMHDMFGISANYMPKFSKNFLAETGDMRKAVALYKEEVESARFPDDAHTIA comes from the coding sequence ATGAAAAAAGTAACCATTAACGACCTGATCAAGTGTAAACGTGAAGGCCGTAAATTCGCGACGTCAACAGCTTACGATGCGAGCTTTGCTCAGCTATTCGAAAGCCAAGAGATGCCTGTTCTGCTTGTCGGTGATTCACTAGGTATGGTTCTACAAGGCCATAACGACACATTGCCAGTAAGCGTTGAAGACATTGCTTACCACACTCGCTCTGTGCGTGCTGGTAGCCCTAACTGTCTTCTTATGGCTGATATGCCTTTCATGAGCTACGCGACTCCAGAGCAAGCTTGTGAGAGCGCAGCTACCTTGATGCGTGCTGGCGCGAACATGGTAAAAATCGAAGGCGGAAGCTGGTTGGTTGATACTGTGAAGATGCTAACAGAACGCGCAGTACCAGTATGTGCACACTTAGGCTTAACGCCACAATCTGTGAACATCTTTGGTGGTTACAAGATTCAAGGCCGCGATGACGACCAAGCTGATAAAATGGTTGCTGACGCACTAGCGCTACAAAACGCAGGTGCTCAAATCGTTCTACTTGAATGTGTACCAGCTTCATTGGCAAAACGAATTACAGAAGCTTGTCACGTGCCAGTTATTGGTATTGGTGCAGGTAATGTTACCGACGGTCAGATCCTGGTTATGCATGACATGTTCGGTATTTCTGCGAACTACATGCCGAAGTTCTCTAAGAACTTCCTAGCAGAAACAGGTGACATGCGCAAAGCAGTAGCTCTATACAAAGAAGAAGTAGAGAGCGCACGCTTCCCTGATGATGCTCATACAATCGCTTAG
- the folK gene encoding 2-amino-4-hydroxy-6-hydroxymethyldihydropteridine diphosphokinase, with the protein MITAYIAVGSNLADPVSQANLAIETLKSLPRSTFIATSQLYSSTPMGPQNQPDYINAVVAIKTELTPIELLDCTQKIELEQGRVRKDERWGPRTLDLDIVLYGNEVIDSERLTVPHYGMKEREFVLYPLAEIAPSLQLPDGTELTELLKTVDKNGLNVWQQ; encoded by the coding sequence ATGATAACTGCTTATATTGCGGTCGGCAGCAACCTTGCCGACCCAGTTAGCCAAGCAAATTTGGCTATCGAAACGCTAAAAAGCCTACCGCGATCAACGTTTATTGCGACCTCTCAGCTATATAGTAGCACTCCAATGGGGCCGCAAAATCAACCGGACTACATCAATGCGGTAGTCGCTATCAAAACCGAATTAACGCCTATTGAACTGCTTGATTGCACTCAAAAAATCGAGTTAGAGCAAGGGCGTGTCCGTAAAGACGAACGTTGGGGACCAAGAACCTTGGATCTCGACATCGTGTTGTACGGCAATGAGGTGATCGATTCAGAGCGCTTAACCGTTCCTCATTACGGAATGAAAGAACGAGAGTTTGTACTCTACCCGCTTGCTGAAATCGCACCAAGTTTACAACTCCCTGATGGGACTGAGCTGACAGAACTACTGAAAACTGTAGATAAAAACGGGCTCAATGTTTGGCAGCAATAG
- the pcnB gene encoding polynucleotide adenylyltransferase PcnB, which yields MNTNDNTPSEQRGFHELALNIYTRQEHNISRKQISDNALKVLYRLNGAGFDAFLVGGGVRDILLGSQPKDFDIATNATPEQIKNLFRNCRLIGRRFRLAHIMFGRDIIEVATFRGHHQESSKNVSAQSKEGMLLRDNVYGSVDEDAERRDFTINAMYYNIADYSIHDYASGVEDLEDKLIRLIGDPETRYREDPVRMLRAMRFSAKLDFDIEEDTADPIEGLAHLLKDIPAARLYEESLKLLQSGYGLETYHLMREYNLFQQMFPAVAEYFTEDYDSPTEQMLDLVLDSTDLRIEDGKRVNPAFMFAAILWYPMNKLADKLVAEQGMAHYDAIMEASNIILDQQVKSIAIPRRHTATIREVWQLQLRLPRRNGKRAVRLMELNKFRAGYDFLEMRGEIEGGETKELAKWWERYQTAGRNMRQAMANDVAAPSKSGHRRRKTYRNKKSKQAE from the coding sequence ATGAATACAAACGACAATACCCCAAGCGAACAACGCGGATTCCACGAACTAGCACTGAATATTTATACTCGCCAAGAGCACAATATTTCACGTAAGCAGATCAGCGATAACGCACTAAAAGTACTATATCGCCTGAATGGTGCGGGTTTTGACGCATTTTTAGTCGGTGGTGGTGTCCGTGATATCTTACTTGGCTCTCAACCAAAAGATTTCGATATTGCGACCAACGCTACGCCAGAGCAGATCAAGAACCTTTTCAGAAACTGCCGCTTAATCGGCCGTCGTTTCCGCTTGGCACACATCATGTTTGGTCGTGACATCATTGAGGTGGCAACTTTCCGAGGTCACCATCAAGAGTCATCTAAAAACGTATCTGCACAATCGAAAGAAGGCATGCTATTACGCGACAACGTGTACGGCAGTGTTGATGAAGATGCCGAGCGTCGCGATTTCACGATCAATGCGATGTACTACAACATTGCAGACTACAGCATCCACGATTACGCAAGTGGTGTAGAAGATTTAGAAGACAAGCTAATCCGTCTAATTGGCGATCCAGAAACACGCTACCGTGAAGACCCTGTACGCATGCTGCGTGCAATGCGTTTCTCGGCGAAGCTGGATTTCGATATAGAAGAAGACACCGCCGACCCAATTGAAGGCCTGGCGCACCTTCTAAAAGACATTCCAGCAGCACGTCTTTACGAAGAATCTCTAAAACTACTTCAATCAGGCTATGGTCTAGAAACCTACCACCTGATGCGTGAATATAACCTATTCCAGCAGATGTTCCCTGCGGTAGCAGAATACTTCACTGAAGATTACGACTCACCGACTGAGCAAATGCTTGATTTGGTGCTCGACTCTACCGACCTTCGTATCGAAGATGGTAAACGAGTAAACCCTGCATTCATGTTCGCCGCGATTCTTTGGTATCCAATGAACAAGCTGGCAGACAAGCTTGTTGCCGAGCAAGGTATGGCGCACTACGACGCGATCATGGAAGCGAGTAACATCATTCTTGACCAGCAAGTAAAATCTATTGCTATCCCTCGTCGCCACACAGCAACCATTCGCGAAGTTTGGCAACTGCAACTGCGACTACCTCGCCGCAACGGTAAACGTGCCGTTCGCCTAATGGAGCTCAACAAGTTCCGTGCTGGCTACGATTTCTTAGAGATGCGTGGCGAGATTGAAGGTGGCGAGACAAAAGAATTAGCGAAATGGTGGGAGCGTTACCAGACAGCTGGTCGCAATATGCGTCAAGCAATGGCTAACGATGTAGCAGCGCCATCAAAGTCAGGTCATCGTCGCCGTAAGACTTACCGAAACAAAAAGAGTAAGCAAGCCGAATGA
- the gluQRS gene encoding tRNA glutamyl-Q(34) synthetase GluQRS, whose translation MNYIGRFAPSPSGPLHFGSLVAALGSYFQAKSHQGQWLVRMEDLDPPREMAGAADLILKTLEAYHLFWDGKVVYQSQRHDLYQAQIDQWVADNQAYYCQCTRKQIKALGGFYNGHCRQAGLIDTGEQAVRLCMDFPIESFDDVRHGTIQIPKALAEEDFIIKRRDGLFAYNLAVVLDDIEQGVTEVVRGADLIEPTGRQISLYKTLKQNTVSYLHLPLATDASGNKLSKQNHATAIDLDNPKPTLLNAMKFLGFEVPKAVCEASIDEILTWGCQQWNVDQLPDSLQKQHCN comes from the coding sequence ATGAATTATATCGGGCGCTTTGCACCATCACCGTCAGGTCCTCTTCATTTTGGCTCACTGGTTGCCGCTCTTGGCAGCTACTTCCAAGCAAAGTCTCATCAGGGACAATGGTTAGTCCGCATGGAAGACCTGGATCCGCCAAGAGAGATGGCTGGCGCTGCAGATCTGATTCTTAAGACGCTTGAGGCTTACCACCTATTTTGGGATGGCAAAGTCGTTTATCAGAGCCAACGTCACGACCTGTACCAAGCGCAAATTGATCAATGGGTGGCTGACAACCAGGCCTACTACTGCCAATGCACGCGCAAACAGATAAAAGCCTTGGGTGGCTTCTATAATGGCCATTGTCGACAGGCTGGATTAATTGATACGGGCGAGCAAGCCGTGCGTTTATGTATGGATTTCCCAATCGAGTCATTCGACGATGTTCGCCACGGCACCATTCAAATCCCTAAAGCATTGGCTGAAGAGGATTTCATCATCAAACGCCGCGATGGCTTGTTTGCTTATAACTTAGCGGTTGTCCTTGATGATATCGAGCAAGGCGTAACTGAAGTGGTGAGAGGAGCTGATCTCATCGAACCTACGGGCCGCCAAATCAGTCTTTATAAGACACTGAAACAAAACACAGTGAGCTATTTGCACTTGCCGTTAGCGACCGACGCATCTGGCAATAAACTATCAAAGCAGAACCACGCTACCGCTATTGATCTCGATAACCCTAAACCAACACTGCTCAATGCCATGAAGTTTTTGGGTTTTGAGGTTCCTAAGGCCGTTTGTGAAGCGTCAATCGATGAGATTTTGACATGGGGCTGCCAGCAATGGAACGTTGATCAATTACCTGATAGTTTACAAAAACAACACTGCAATTAG
- the dksA gene encoding RNA polymerase-binding protein DksA gives MPESKKKALGILAIAGVEPYQEKPGEEYMSPEQTEHFTKILAAWRNQLREEVDRTVHHMQDEAANFPDPVDRASQEEEFSLELRNRDRERRLIKKIEKTLDKIEEDDFGFCDSCGIEIGIRRLEARPTADLCIDCKTLAEIKEKQMQG, from the coding sequence ATGCCAGAATCTAAGAAAAAAGCGCTAGGCATCCTAGCCATCGCAGGTGTTGAACCGTACCAAGAAAAGCCAGGTGAAGAATACATGTCACCTGAGCAAACGGAACATTTTACAAAAATTTTAGCAGCTTGGCGCAACCAGCTCAGGGAAGAAGTTGATCGTACTGTGCACCACATGCAGGACGAAGCAGCGAATTTCCCAGACCCAGTTGACCGTGCTTCTCAAGAAGAAGAATTCAGCCTAGAGCTACGTAACCGTGACCGTGAGCGTCGTCTAATCAAGAAAATTGAGAAGACACTAGACAAGATCGAAGAAGATGATTTCGGCTTCTGTGATTCTTGCGGTATCGAGATTGGCATTCGTCGCCTTGAAGCTCGTCCAACTGCTGACCTTTGTATTGACTGTAAAACACTTGCAGAGATCAAAGAGAAACAAATGCAAGGTTAA
- the sfsA gene encoding DNA/RNA nuclease SfsA, translating to MQFNPPLESATLIKRYKRFLTDIKLPDGSERTIHCANTGAMTGCATPGNTVWYSTSDNAKRKYPNSWEISETDKGHRICVNTARANQLAVEAIENRTIVELLGYNALRTEVKYGSENSRIDILLEDNEKPPCYIEVKSVTLLDEQETSTEGQGFFPDAVTTRGQKHLRELTEMVESGNRAVLLFTVLHSGIEKVSAAHHIDAKYSLLLKQAQDAGVEVLCYKAELSSTQIQLKQSVEFINN from the coding sequence ATGCAGTTCAATCCGCCATTAGAGTCAGCGACTCTTATCAAACGCTACAAACGTTTCCTCACTGATATAAAACTTCCCGACGGCAGCGAGCGTACTATTCACTGTGCCAATACTGGAGCGATGACAGGATGCGCGACTCCGGGTAACACGGTGTGGTATTCAACCTCCGATAATGCAAAAAGAAAGTACCCAAACAGCTGGGAGATCTCAGAAACGGACAAAGGTCACCGGATTTGTGTAAATACTGCGCGAGCAAACCAGCTAGCAGTGGAAGCAATTGAAAATAGGACTATAGTTGAACTCTTAGGTTATAACGCGTTACGAACCGAAGTGAAGTATGGTAGCGAGAATAGTCGAATTGACATTCTGCTTGAAGATAACGAAAAACCGCCTTGCTATATCGAAGTAAAAAGCGTCACCTTACTCGATGAACAAGAGACCTCAACTGAAGGGCAAGGTTTTTTCCCTGATGCGGTGACAACCAGAGGCCAAAAACATCTGCGTGAACTCACAGAAATGGTCGAATCTGGAAATAGAGCCGTACTTTTATTCACTGTTTTACATTCAGGTATTGAAAAAGTGTCTGCGGCACACCATATAGACGCCAAATATTCGTTATTACTAAAACAAGCACAAGACGCTGGAGTTGAAGTGCTTTGCTACAAAGCAGAGCTCAGCAGTACTCAAATACAACTAAAACAATCTGTTGAATTTATCAATAACTGA
- the hrpB gene encoding ATP-dependent helicase HrpB, whose product MPDLLAGVETHTQLILKAAPGAGKSTFFPLQLVKTNAVQGKIIMLEPRRLAARNIATYLASQLGEKVGESIGFRVRGESKTSSATRLEIVTEGIMTRMIQTDPELTGVDMVIFDEFHERSIHADTALAFSLEIQEALRDDLKVIVMSATLDQQALQSLLPEAKYVESQGRTFPVEFRYQPLGTNDYLAPKMANVIRSLMEKESGSLLAFLPGVSAIKQVETQLENLATDIDVCPLYGQLNFSQQQKAIAPSEKGRRKVVLATNIAETSLTIEGIRLVVDSGLERVAKFDLKTGITKLEQVKISQSSAEQRAGRAGRMEEGLCVRLYSETQLMQQPAVPEPEILHSDLSSLVAELTQWGAANADELQWLDVPPRASIEQAKQLLQNLDLLDTHGQFTPLGKQAQRLGLEPRIASMLIKAQQGSQALLNVAIVAAALLEEPERNVTDIQHSLHRLKQRKHSKNSVVTQRAKNLASKLNHHLDLSQLDESLLPLVLCFAFPDRIAQARSANSNAFLLANGHGAEVRDDDPLANNVYIVVIDLMRSTGRASQIFLATPVDIAQLEEAFPKLFVSSDYADWDEKRGRLVAEQRVTLGKLVISTKALPEPDASQISQALSNYIARCGLDRLHWTLSAKQLVERVRCAQLWMPEHDWPEMDDASLVEHLDAWLLPYLNGVKSAKGLANVSIEQALSAYLGWPLNQEIDQWLPTHYVMPTGSKKAIRYQYQSEPVISVRMQEVFGEQDSPLIAQGRKKVVLELLSPAQRPLQITQDLAGFWAGAYKEVQKEMKGRYPKHPWPDDPANHVATTKTKRQLNR is encoded by the coding sequence ATGCCAGATCTGCTCGCTGGCGTAGAAACACATACTCAACTTATTCTTAAAGCGGCTCCCGGTGCGGGTAAGTCAACGTTCTTCCCTTTACAGCTGGTTAAGACCAATGCCGTTCAAGGCAAAATCATCATGCTTGAACCTAGGCGATTGGCGGCAAGAAACATCGCGACATATTTAGCTAGCCAGTTAGGTGAAAAGGTCGGGGAGAGCATTGGTTTTAGAGTTCGTGGTGAATCTAAAACCAGCAGTGCAACTCGCTTAGAGATCGTTACCGAAGGGATCATGACCAGAATGATCCAAACCGACCCAGAACTGACCGGGGTCGATATGGTGATCTTCGATGAATTCCATGAGCGCAGTATTCATGCGGATACGGCATTGGCGTTTAGCTTGGAGATCCAAGAAGCGCTACGTGATGATCTGAAAGTGATAGTGATGTCGGCCACCTTAGATCAGCAAGCTCTGCAATCCTTGCTGCCAGAGGCTAAGTATGTTGAGTCGCAAGGTCGCACCTTTCCGGTTGAATTCCGTTACCAGCCTTTGGGTACTAATGATTACTTGGCGCCTAAAATGGCTAACGTGATTCGTTCTCTGATGGAGAAGGAGTCGGGCTCACTATTGGCGTTCCTACCTGGAGTATCTGCAATAAAGCAGGTGGAAACTCAACTAGAGAACTTAGCGACTGATATCGATGTGTGCCCTTTATACGGGCAGCTTAACTTTTCTCAGCAACAGAAAGCGATTGCACCATCGGAGAAAGGACGCCGCAAAGTGGTATTGGCCACCAATATCGCGGAAACTTCTTTGACTATCGAAGGCATTCGACTAGTTGTCGATTCAGGGCTTGAAAGAGTCGCTAAGTTTGATTTGAAAACCGGTATCACTAAGCTTGAGCAAGTCAAGATCTCACAGTCTTCCGCTGAGCAGCGTGCGGGTCGTGCTGGACGAATGGAGGAAGGGCTGTGTGTTCGTTTGTACAGCGAAACGCAGTTAATGCAGCAACCTGCTGTACCTGAACCTGAAATTCTCCATTCAGACCTCTCCTCGCTGGTGGCAGAGTTGACCCAATGGGGCGCGGCAAATGCGGATGAACTGCAATGGCTCGATGTTCCACCACGAGCCTCTATTGAGCAAGCTAAGCAATTGCTGCAAAACCTTGATTTATTAGACACTCATGGTCAATTTACTCCGCTAGGTAAGCAAGCTCAGCGATTAGGTCTTGAGCCGCGAATTGCAAGCATGCTGATTAAAGCGCAGCAGGGCAGTCAGGCCTTGTTGAATGTTGCTATTGTTGCTGCCGCTTTATTGGAAGAACCAGAGCGCAATGTCACGGATATTCAGCATTCACTCCATAGGCTAAAACAAAGAAAGCACTCGAAAAATAGCGTTGTGACTCAGCGAGCGAAAAATCTCGCTAGCAAACTGAATCATCACTTAGATTTGTCACAACTTGACGAATCATTGCTACCATTGGTGCTTTGTTTTGCATTCCCAGATCGAATAGCTCAAGCGAGAAGTGCCAACAGCAATGCTTTTCTGCTAGCTAACGGCCATGGTGCAGAGGTGCGCGATGATGATCCGTTGGCGAACAATGTGTATATCGTGGTGATTGATTTGATGCGTAGCACTGGGCGTGCTAGTCAGATTTTCTTAGCGACGCCCGTTGATATTGCACAGTTAGAAGAAGCATTCCCTAAGCTTTTTGTTAGTTCAGATTATGCTGACTGGGACGAAAAACGAGGCCGCTTAGTCGCAGAGCAAAGAGTTACTTTGGGTAAACTGGTTATCAGTACCAAGGCTTTACCTGAGCCTGATGCAAGTCAGATTAGTCAAGCGCTGTCGAATTACATCGCTCGATGTGGACTGGACCGTTTACATTGGACGCTATCGGCGAAGCAACTTGTTGAACGCGTGCGCTGCGCTCAACTTTGGATGCCGGAGCATGATTGGCCAGAAATGGACGACGCGAGCCTAGTTGAACATCTTGATGCTTGGTTGTTGCCGTATTTGAATGGCGTTAAATCTGCGAAAGGGCTGGCGAACGTTTCGATTGAGCAGGCACTGTCGGCGTATCTCGGTTGGCCTCTAAATCAAGAGATTGACCAGTGGCTGCCAACCCATTACGTGATGCCTACGGGCAGTAAAAAGGCGATCCGATACCAGTATCAATCTGAACCCGTGATCTCGGTTCGAATGCAAGAGGTCTTTGGTGAGCAAGACTCACCATTGATAGCCCAAGGGCGTAAAAAGGTTGTGCTTGAATTACTTTCTCCTGCACAGCGTCCATTACAAATTACTCAGGATTTAGCTGGCTTTTGGGCTGGCGCGTACAAAGAAGTGCAAAAAGAGATGAAAGGCCGTTACCCAAAACATCCTTGGCCCGATGACCCTGCTAACCATGTTGCAACCACTAAAACCAAACGACAGTTGAACCGATGA
- the mrcB gene encoding penicillin-binding protein 1B, producing the protein MMTKMLTPKKAPPKKAPAKKSPATKAKPRKPRAAAKKGKSKAKKTGNRGWLKILWGIAWKAGLALAALLLFVGIYLDSVVKQRFEGQLFDLPTVVYARVLDLSPGTQVSLVQVKNELDVLNYRKVSSPRHPGEYSSSSTKIEVIRRPFEFVDGPEADRHVMLHFNGNELTRIQSLEKKGDMGYLRVEPKMLGMLEKSNDEQRLFLKRNQFPEVMVDALLATEDRNFYQHDGVSLLAIARAMVVNVKAGRTVQGGSTLTQQLAKNLFLSSERTLWRKIREAYIALILDHRYSKDRILEAYLNEVYLGQNGGEAIHGFGLASRLYFGQPIQELRIDQLALLVGMVKGPSYYNPVRYPERAKTRRDLVLRLLMQQDILTPRQYEEAASRDLDIQDNPRIASRQPAYFQQVNIELKKYVGDRFQAKKGIRVFTSLDPVSQDKLEKSIARKVPELSKTAGDKLEAAAIAVDRNTGEIRAMVGGKRTGYDGFNRALNASRPIGSLVKPAVYLTALEQPEKYTLATTLMDTPLSLKGSKGSVWSPRNFDRKFRGEVPLYVALSKSYNVPTVRLGMQLGIDKVSDTIGKLGVDKNEIRPVPSMFLGAFSLTPFQVSQMFQTITNSGRIAPLSALRSVVDSDGEVLYQSIPRVSQRVDQQAAWLTTYAMKRGVSEGTGRFLQNQFAWAGLAGKTGTSNDSRDSWFVGVDGREVTTIWLGRDDNKPTKLTGSSGALRVYADYLKQRTPEQLLLPWPTGIATASFTRTSDGALEFDCDGTVKLPVWDENGNIKKGCESQPKQWLKKLFQW; encoded by the coding sequence ATGATGACCAAAATGTTAACGCCAAAAAAGGCACCACCTAAAAAAGCGCCAGCAAAGAAGTCACCAGCGACCAAAGCGAAACCAAGAAAGCCAAGAGCGGCCGCTAAGAAAGGCAAGTCGAAAGCGAAAAAGACGGGCAACAGAGGTTGGTTAAAGATCCTATGGGGCATCGCGTGGAAGGCTGGCTTAGCACTGGCTGCCTTACTGTTGTTTGTCGGTATCTACCTAGACTCTGTAGTGAAGCAGCGCTTTGAGGGCCAGTTATTTGATTTACCAACGGTCGTTTATGCGCGTGTGTTGGATTTATCTCCTGGTACTCAGGTTAGCCTTGTTCAGGTGAAGAATGAACTGGATGTGCTGAATTACCGTAAGGTGAGCTCTCCTCGTCATCCTGGTGAGTACTCCTCTTCATCAACTAAAATTGAGGTGATTCGCCGTCCGTTCGAGTTTGTCGATGGGCCGGAAGCCGATCGTCACGTGATGCTGCACTTCAATGGTAACGAGTTAACTCGTATTCAGTCGCTAGAGAAGAAAGGCGACATGGGGTATTTGCGTGTTGAACCTAAGATGTTGGGTATGCTTGAGAAAAGCAATGATGAGCAACGTCTATTCCTCAAACGTAACCAATTCCCTGAAGTGATGGTCGATGCCTTGCTCGCAACGGAAGATAGAAACTTCTACCAGCACGATGGGGTTTCACTTTTGGCGATTGCTCGTGCAATGGTGGTGAACGTCAAGGCCGGGCGTACTGTACAAGGTGGTAGTACACTGACACAGCAGCTCGCGAAAAACCTGTTCTTATCTAGTGAACGTACGCTTTGGCGTAAGATTCGTGAGGCCTATATCGCGCTTATCTTGGATCATCGTTACAGCAAAGACCGCATTCTAGAAGCTTATCTAAACGAGGTTTACCTTGGCCAAAATGGCGGTGAAGCGATTCACGGTTTTGGTTTGGCTTCGCGTTTGTATTTCGGCCAACCGATTCAAGAATTGCGTATTGACCAGTTAGCCTTGCTGGTGGGTATGGTGAAAGGGCCATCGTATTACAACCCAGTTCGCTACCCAGAGCGCGCTAAAACTCGACGCGATCTGGTTCTGCGCTTGTTGATGCAACAAGATATTTTGACCCCAAGACAATATGAAGAAGCAGCAAGCCGTGATTTGGACATTCAAGACAATCCGCGCATTGCCAGCCGTCAGCCTGCGTATTTCCAACAGGTCAACATCGAACTGAAAAAGTACGTTGGTGATAGGTTCCAAGCGAAGAAAGGGATACGCGTTTTCACTTCTTTGGACCCGGTTTCCCAAGACAAGCTTGAGAAGTCGATTGCTCGCAAGGTACCTGAATTATCGAAAACGGCTGGTGACAAATTAGAGGCTGCAGCGATCGCGGTAGATCGAAACACCGGTGAAATCCGAGCAATGGTTGGTGGTAAGCGTACTGGTTACGACGGCTTTAACCGTGCATTGAATGCAAGTCGCCCTATCGGTTCTTTGGTGAAACCGGCGGTTTATTTAACCGCACTTGAGCAGCCTGAAAAGTACACATTGGCAACGACCTTGATGGATACGCCACTTAGCTTGAAAGGCAGTAAGGGCAGTGTATGGAGTCCGAGAAACTTCGACCGTAAGTTCCGCGGCGAAGTGCCTTTATACGTGGCATTGTCTAAGTCCTATAACGTACCAACGGTACGTCTAGGGATGCAGTTAGGGATTGATAAGGTTTCCGATACTATAGGTAAATTGGGTGTCGATAAAAATGAGATTCGCCCAGTGCCATCGATGTTTTTGGGGGCGTTCTCTCTAACACCGTTCCAAGTGTCTCAGATGTTCCAGACCATCACCAACTCAGGTCGTATTGCACCTTTGTCTGCGCTTCGTTCTGTGGTTGATAGTGACGGTGAGGTTTTATACCAATCTATCCCTCGCGTATCGCAGCGCGTTGATCAGCAAGCTGCTTGGTTAACCACTTACGCAATGAAACGCGGTGTATCTGAAGGTACAGGTCGATTCCTTCAGAACCAGTTTGCATGGGCTGGACTAGCCGGTAAAACAGGTACCAGTAATGACAGCCGCGACAGTTGGTTTGTAGGTGTTGATGGGCGCGAAGTAACAACCATCTGGCTTGGGCGTGATGATAATAAACCAACTAAGCTTACTGGTTCTAGTGGTGCATTGCGTGTCTACGCTGATTACTTGAAGCAGAGAACGCCTGAACAGCTACTATTGCCATGGCCAACCGGAATCGCCACTGCGAGTTTCACTCGCACCTCTGACGGTGCGTTGGAGTTTGACTGTGATGGCACAGTTAAATTGCCGGTTTGGGATGAAAATGGAAACATTAAAAAGGGCTGTGAAAGTCAACCAAAACAGTGGCTAAAGAAGCTTTTTCAATGGTAA